The Actinomadura graeca nucleotide sequence TCGCTGTTACGGTTCGAGGACGAGGGCTGGCGCGCCTGGCCGATCGACGCCCACGGTGTGCGCGCGGTGCTGCCGCTCGACGGCCAGAGCGCCGTCGTCGCGGGTGAATACGGTTTCCTCGCGATCGTCGACCTTTCGGTCATCGACGCTGCGATCGACGACGAGGACGACGAGGGCGTCGATGAAATCGAGACGAAGCACAGCGGCTGCTTGTTCGGTCTGACCCGCATCGGCGACCTGATCTGGGTCACCGGAGACAAAGGCTTCGTCGCCACGCTTGATCCGCAGACCCGAGAACTGCGAGCACAACCGCGATTCACCCGAGAGCGCGTTGTCCGCGCGGTGGACGCCCCCGGCGGCGAACCGGTGTTCGTCGCCGGCCGCCAGATACTGCGACGCCTTTCCGACGGCACCACGGAGCCGATATTCTCCGGACGCGCGCCGCTGACCGACATCGCCTATTCATCTGACGGCGGCTTCGCGGTGGCCGGTGACGCGGGCCAGCTCTTTCTAGCCGTGCCTGGCCAGTCGCCAGCGCCTTGCAGCGGTGTTCCCGCGCTCGATCTGGAGTGCCTGAGTTACGATCCGCGGCGGGACGGCTTTCTGGTCGCCGGTGAGGACGGCTACGTCGGAGTGCTCGGTCGCGATGGCGCGTTGCAGCCGTTGCCCGCCGCAGAGCCGTCGTATCGGCTCACCAGCATTCTGCCCTGGGGCAATGGCCACTTGTATGCCGGATGGATTGAGCAGGGTCCGCCCTATCGGTTCCGTGGCGCGCTGTACTTCGATGGCGACGGTGCCCCGGGCGCGGTGTACGAGGCTCCGCGTCAGGACTTCGGCCCGCCGAGGGCGCGCACCGTCGGTCGCTCCGGCCGTCCAACGCTCGCGGTCGACGCCTGCGAGGTGATCTCGCTGGACGACGCCCAACGGCGAATGCCCGAGGTCGACTGGCCGGACCACACGTTCTCGTTCGACGAGGTCCGGTTCTACGACGGCGATGTCCACATCGCCGACACAGGCGCGCTGTTCGATGATCACAAGGACGACTATGGGGTCGCGGTCCGCGGTGATCTGATCGTCGACGGGACGCTCGACGCCACCGCGGGCGGCGACGCCTACGGCAGCCTGCTGGCGGTTCAGGGCGACGTGTGGGCCCACGCGGCGATATTCCGCTATGGCATCAACGCCGTGATCAGCGGCACGCTTGAGGTCGCGACCGTCCTGATGTGCGACCACGGCGACGACGGAGGCTTTCTCGGGGCCGATGTGATCCGCGCCCAAGTGCTTCACTACTCGCTTTATTTCGCCAAGCCCGAGGCCGAGATCGACGCGTTCTGCATCGGCAATGTCTACGGCGATGTCAGCTTCCCACCGAAACGCGCGAAGGAGATATTCGTCGCGGGCGTGCTCGAGGACGGCTTCCTTGAGGAGGATACGGCGGCGAACTGGCTGCGTGAGGGCAGGTCGATTCTGCGCGACGAACGACGATAGGTCGTCCTAGGACCGCCGGGCACGGGGAAGCGGACCGCCTACCCGACGATGGCAACCGCCTCGGGTCCCTGCGCCAGTCGATATCGCAGAGCTGGGACCCCGAGAGCCGGTGGCGCGAGCGCCGGAGGAGACGCAGCAGGCCAGCTATGCCCGGTCCGCGTGCGCCGCATCAACGCGGAGTTTCGTCCTGCGATGAACGAGCTTCGGCGGTGGAACGGGTTCATCCGGACGGTGAGGGCTATGACCAATCCATGTACCCGAGCCAGGACAGCACGGTGTCCGTGTCGCTGGCGGGAGCCGGTTCACGGTCCTTGTCGGCCTGGGCGAACCGTCGGCCGGACTCGAACAGCGATGCCCATACGGCCCGGGCGCACCGGCTCACCTGATTCGCCATGCGCGGCAGATCGGCGTATCCGGCCGTCCTCGACAATGAGATCGCCGCGACCGCCCGGCCGGCTCCGCGTAAGGGCGCGGCCGCGCACGTCACGCCGCTGAAGCACTCTTCGCGATCGAACGCGACACCCGTTTCGCGCACGGTGGCCAATTCGCTCCGGAGGTAGTCGCCACGGACGATGGTCTGCCGGGTCCGGGGAGTGAAATCCTGGCGCAGCAGCGCTTCGACGGTCGCGTCACCGTAGGCCAGCAGCGCTTTGCCGGAGGCGGTGCAATGCGCGGGAAGCCGGGCGCCGACCTGGTAGGGAATGGCGGAGTGCCGAGGATTGCCGATCTGCTCCAGGTAGACCACCTCCGCCTTGTCGAGCACGCTGAGGTGCGCCCAGTGGCCGGTCTCCTGGTGGAGCGCGATCAGGTGGGGCAGGGCGGCGCGCCGGATGCGGTTGTGGTGGGACGCGAACGCGCCCAGTTCCAGCAGCCGTAATCCGAGGAAGTACCGGCGTCCCTCGCGGCCGAGCCAGCCGATCTTGACGAGCTGGTCCATCAACCGGTGGACGGTCGACTGGGCCAGGCCCGTGTGCCGCACCACGTCGGTGAGGCCGAGCGTCGAGCGCGGGCCCTCGAAGGCGTTCAGGACCAGGGCGACCTTCTCCAGCACCGACGGGGTGGACGACTCGCCGACGTCCTCGGCCATGGCCTTCCTCCGGTCGTTCTCCCGCTCACCGGAAGAATACCGGTTCTCCGCTGAGCGGGAGAAGCGCAATTCGCGGCATCGTCGCGCTGATTAACGTCGGCATTGCCCGGCGAAAGCCCGGGCCTTCGTCCCTCAACATTTCCGGAGAAGGCACATGAGTGAAGAGCACGTGTTCGCCGAGGTCCGACGGCTGGCACCCACCGTGCGCGAGCGCGCCGCCGAAGCCGAGGCACGCGCCTGTGTGCCGGAGGCGACGATCAAGGAGCTGGCCGGGTCGGGCTTCTTCCGCCTGCTGCAACCCCGCCGGTACGGCGGGTATGCGGCCGATCCTTCCGTGTTCTTCCGCTGCCTGCGGACGCTGGCCCACGCCTGCGGCTCGACGGGGTGGGTCGCGGCGGTGCTGGGTGTGGAAGCCTGGCAGGTCGCGCTGTTCAACCCGCAGGCCCAGGAGGATGTCTGGGGACCGGACCGCGACGCCAGGATCTGCGTTTCGCTCGCCCCGGTCGGCACGGTGACCTCCGCCGCCGAAGGCTACCGGCTGTCGGGCCGGTGGAGCTTCGCGTCCGGGTGCGACCACGCGACCTGGGCGCAGCTCGGCGCGATCGTCCGCGACGACGAGGGCAAGCCGGTCGAAATGCGGACGTTCCTTGTGCCCAAGGAGGACTACCGCATCGAGCCGGTCTGGGACACGGTGGGACTGCGGGGCACCGGGAGCAACGACCTGGTCGTCGAGGACGCCTTCGTGCCGGTGTACCGGACGCTCTCCGCCGACGGGATCGCGTCCGCCACGAGGCCGGGGTACGCGGTGAACCCCGAACCGGTCTACCGCCTTCCGCTCGGCTCGATGTTCACGACGTCCATCGCCTCGCCGGTCGTCGGAATGGCCGAGGCGGCCTACGACGAGTACCTCGACGCGATGCGGACCCGGATCCGGGTGACGGGCCGGGCGCCGGTGGCCGAGGACCCCTTCGCGCAGGTCAGGGTCGGCCGGGCGGCCAGCGACATCGACGCGGCGTGGCTGCAGCTGAGCCGCAACATCGCCGACCTGTACGAGTGCGCGCGGAGCGGGGATGAACCGCCGAAAGGGCTTCGCACGCGATTGCGGCGCGACCAGGTCCTGGCGACCGAGCGGGCGGTCCGCGCCGTCGACCTGCTGATGGAGAACGCCGGCGGCGGCGCGATGCGCGTCGGGGACAGCGTCCTCCAGCGCGCCTGGCGCGACGTCCACACCGCGCGGGGCCACACGACGAACGACCCTGAGAAGGCGCTCGCCCTGTTCGGCAAGCACGCCTTCGGCTTCGACGTCGACGACCCGATGCTCTGACGGACCGACGGCCATGCCCGATGGGAAGGAAAAGGCGTTGAACCAGTTCACGGGGCTCGAATTCGAGCCGGAAATCAGCCAGGACGACTTCCGCACCACGATGAGCCGATTCGCCTCCGGGCTCACGGTCGTCGCCGCACTGGACGAGGCGGGCCTGCCCGCGGGCCTGACCTGTCAGTCGTTCGCCTCCCTGTCCCTCGACCCGCCGCTGATCCTGGTCTGCGTCGGCCGCGGATCTTCAAGCTGGGCGCGCATCGAGGGAACCGGCCGGTTCGGGGTCAGCATCCTGGCCGAACAACAGCGGGACGTCTGCGTCTCGCTGGCCCGGCGCGCCGAGGACAAGTTCGACTCGGTGCCCTGGCGGCCGTCCCCCTACGGGACGGTGCACATCGAAGGCGCGCTCGCCACGATCGACTGCCGTATCGGCACCGTGCACGAGGCGGGTGACCACCTCGTCGTCATCGGGGACGTGCTCGATCTCGCCGTGCGGGACGAGGGGACCCCGCTGCTCTACTTCCGCGGTCGCTACGGCAAGGCAACGTTCAGATCATGAGCCCGCGTCGACGCGCTGCTCGGGTGGTCAGGGGGTTGTTCCGTCCGGGAGGGCAGCACGGGCATCGCGGGGGCGGGCACGATGTCGTCGTGGCGCGGGCTCCGTGGTCCACCGCTCCGTTCCTCGTGATCGTGTCCTGACGCGCTGGTGGAGCGCCCGGCGGGCGTCCGCGGTCGAGGCCACCGATGGAGAGGCTCCACGTGATCACGACGGTGTTCAACGGCGCGGACTACGAGGCCGGGGACCGGTTCGACGCCTGGTGCGATCTCGTGGGCGGGATGCCGTGCCCGTACCAGGTGCGTTCCGAGCACGCGGCCGACTACGGTTTCACGTTGCGTATGGCCAGGCTCGGCGCCGCCACGGTGGCCCACACCGTGGTCCCCTCGATCCATGCCATCCGCACTCCGCGGATGATCCGGCAGGCCGAGGAGGGCGTCTACTCGCTGGAGCTGTGCCGGGGCGGCCGCATCGGCGCCGAGCAGTCCGGCCGTGAGGTGGAAGCGATCGTGGGGCAGTGGATCGTGCAGGATTCCTGCCGCCCGCACTCGCTGTGGTCACTGGCCCGAGGCCACCGAGGTGCGGACGCGTTCGGGCTGGCCATCCCCAAATCCGTGCTGGGACTGGACGAGACCACGGTGGCGCCGTTGCTGGCCGGGCCGCTGCCGGGTGACAGCGGCGTCGGCGGACTGCTGACCGGCATGATCGGGCGGATCCTCCGCGAGCCCGGCGCGTTCGGGCCCGCGGACGGCCCGCGTCTGGGCGAGGTGCTGGGTGACCTGCTGGCGGCGATGCTCGCCCATGAGCTGGACGCAACCCGGCTGCTGCCCGAGGAGACCCACAGCCGGGCGCTGACCCTGCGGATCCAGGCGTTCGTGCTGGCCCACTTGGGTGATCGCGACCTGACGCCGACGACGATCGCGGCCGCACATCACATCTCGGTGGGCTACCTGCACCGGTTGTTCCGCCGGGACGGCCGCACCGTCGCCGGGTGGATCCGGACCCAGCGGCTGGAACGCGCCCGCCGTGACCTGGCCGACCCGGCCCAGTACGCGACGCCGGTACAGGCACTGGCCGCCCGGTGGGGCTTCGCGCACGCCTCGGACTTCTCCCGGGCGTTCCGCCGCGCCTACGGCACCTCCCCTCGCGATTACCGGGAGAGCACGCACGGTTAAGCGCTGTTCACTGTGTGCCATGTAGGTCGGGGCTTGAAGCCGGGAGAGTTGATTTCAGCGGGAAGACGGATTGGCGCCGCGGACCATTCCGGGCGCCGACCGTCCACCCGAAGCAACGATCCGGACAATCGCTCCCGCTACAGCGGCTGCGGGCTTCGACGCCCATTGCGCCGCAACGGCACAAGAAAGGAACGGTGAAGAACGTGAACCCGACCAACCTCATGAAGGCCGGAGCCCTGGCCGCGATGGCGGCGGCCCCGCTGATGGCCGCCACCACGGCTTTCAGCTCCACCCCGGCCGACCATGTCACCGCGGTCAAGGCCCCCTGCGAAGCGGGGTATGTGTGCATCTACCCCGGCAACAGCGCAGACGGCACCCCGATCAAGTTTAAGCGCTACGGCACCTACAACCTCAGGAACCAGCGTGGCACGCACCTGGTCGTCAACAACCAGACCGGCGGCGCGGCCCTCCGGCTGTGCCGCGCCTACAACGGCCAGCAGTGCGGCCCCCGCCTCGGCCGCGGCGCTTACCACGTCAACCTCACGCCGATCAATTCCATCGTCCTCGAACGATAACCGGCGATTCGCTTGAGCCCATTCGGCGCCTTGGCCGGGCCCGCACCGCGCGGGGCCCGGCCCGGGCACCGCAGGCGCGGCGACGTGCCCGACGGGGGTCGGCACGCCGACGTCATGGCGGTGGCCGAATTCCCTGCCAGGACGATCTTGGGTGGAGGGGTCCGGTCAGGTTCGGCGGATGGGGCGGGACGTCAGGGCCAGTGCGCCGATGGCGGTGAGGAGCAGGCCGTCGAACAGGGCGATCTTGTCGGGGCCCACCGTCTCGGCCAGGCCGCCGGAGCCGACGAACATCGTGATGACGCTGAGGTTCTGGGCCAGGGCCATCGTGGCGGTGGTGCGGGAAAGGTGTGATGGCGGCGCCGCGTTGATCACGAGTGGGGTGAGGTGCGTTGCGGCGATCCCGTAGCCCAGTCCGCCCGCGGACGCGGCGGCGATCGCTAGGGGGAGGTTCGGCGCCACGGCGATGCCCGCGACGCCCGCGCCCATGATGACGATGCCCGTCGCCGAGGTGAGGCCGAGGCGGTCCAGTGTTCCGCGGCGGGAGATCAGGGCGGCGACGACGAAGAAGGCGACGCTCTCGGCGCCGAGGATCCAGCCGACCGCGGTCGCCTGCCATGCGTGCATGCGCACGATCAGCGGGATCAGGAGGGGTGCGACGGGGGCGAAGAAGGCCGCCGTCGCGGCCATGACCAGCAGTGATGGTCGTAGGAGGGGGTCCCGCGCAGCGAGCTGGATGCCGCTGCGGACGTCCTGGAGCAGGCTCGTCGGCGGCCCGGGCGGTGCGGGTGTGAAGTCCGGCCGGACGGCCAGGAGCGCGACGGTGACCACGGTGAAGGCCAAGGCGTTGATGAGCGCCGCAGACGAGAGGCCACCGGCGGCGGCCACCGTGCCGCCGAGGGGGGCGCCCACGAACGCGGCGATCTGCTGGCCCGCCTTCTGGGTCGCGAGTGCGCGCGGCAGCATGTCCTCGTCGACGAGCCTGCGCACCATGGAGGTCGCGGCGGGAAGGTGGAAACCGTTGATCGTTCCTGCGATGGCGCTGTAGCAGACCAGAAGCGGGACGGGGGTGCCCGCGACGGCGGCGATGGCGGCGAGGCTCAGCGCCGCCGTCACCATGGCCGCCAGCGTGGTGATCATGACGCGGCGTGGGCCCACCCGGTCCGCGACGGCCCCTCCGACCAGCAGGAGGATCATCTGGGGCAGGACGCCGCACGCGAGCACCGTCCCCGCGGCTCCACCGCCGTGCGCGGTCGCCGCCCACTGGAGGGCGACCGAGAAGGCGACGTTTCCCGCCGTGGCGATGAGAGTGCCACAGAACCATTTCTTGTAGTCGCGGGGCAAGGGCGCTTTCGCCGTTGTCGCGGACCGGGTGAGAATCATGCGGACACTGGCGCCGGATCGGGCTGGATGCTCTCCACCAGAACGCGGCCGGCCTCCGTCAACGGAAGCTCGTCGCGGACGGTGGCATACGCGGCGACCAGGTGTTCTCGTGCCAGCTCGGCCCTTTCGGGAATGGCGTGCTCGCCCAGGCGGGCATGCCATTCACAGAGTCGTGCGAGGACGAAGAGCTGGTGGAGCAGGCCGGCCGCGGGACGCGGGTCCTCCCGCAGCGGGGTGGAGTACGTGCGGCCGCCGTCGTCGTGCAGACACGGTGTGCTGGCGAGGACCCCGTTCAGCCGCACGTGAGAGGACTCGTGGACGATCTCCTCCGCGAGTTTGACGGGCAGGGACAGGTCGGCGGCCTGAAGGGCGATCAGGCCGTGCGTGTAGATGTCGGCGAATCCGATCGCCTGCCCGGCGGTGAAGAAGGTCAGGCAGGAGACGGTGGCCGACATCTCTTCGAGCATGTCCGGCCAGTGATCGCCGATCAGCCGGTGCGCCTCACGGAGGGGCTCGTGGTGATCCAGTTCCTCCGGCCGGTGGAAGGTGATCTCCGCCGTGTCGCCGGCCTGCCGCGCGTCGTCGTCGTGCCGTCCCACGGTGGCCGCCATCACCACCGGATCCAGCGGCACGAGATCGACGGCGAAGAGCCCGTCCGCCGCGCCCTTCCTTGCCCGGCCGCGGCTCTCGGTGACGGCGCGGACCATGGCCCGCCGGGACAGGGCGGGAGTGGCCCCGCCCTTTCCGGCGTAGGCGATCGAGCACGTCACAGGATGGACGAAGTCCTCGTCGAGATCCTGTTCCGCCTCAAGCGGCTCACCGCCGTACATTTCCTGTAGTCGCATCCCGAGGAAACGGGAGAGCGCGGCGCGTTCGAGCCGCGCTCTCGCCGAGTCGGGCTGCCAATGCAGCTCCATTGGATTCCTTAGGCGCTGAACACCGTGCCGCCGTCCCGCTGCATCGAGAGCGGGATCTCAGGGAGGGTGACGACCGTGAGCTTGTCCATCTGTTTCCCCTTTCTCCGGGCAGTGGCGTCGTGCCGCTGCCGTCGCAAAAGAAGTATCAGCGCGGATTTTCACATCTGCTTCACATCTGCTTCACGCGAGGTGATCGCGGGGCAGGGCGATGGCCGTGCCCAGCGCGTCGGCCGACGCGGCGGCACGTTCTCCGTGGCCGTACGCCGACGCCGGACCGTGGGTGACCCGTAGGGGGACGCGGCGCCGAGGCCCTGTGGCGGCGAGGACGGCCACGGGCACGAGACGCGCGGCCCCGCTGTTTTAGTTGTGGCTTAAAGGTCTGGCACCACGCAGTTTGGCTCGCGCAGTCTGGATACATCGAGCGCACCCGAAACCCGGTGCACTGTACGGATGATTCATTCCGGTCGCTTTTCCAGCGGCTGAATCCGTTCGCCCTGGCGGCAGGCAGAGCGGGGATCTGTGTCCGCGTCTTCGACGAACGAACTGTTGAAGATTCAAGAACGACTCAGGGGAAGCGGAATATGTCTCACAGGGAGACGGGGGTCCCATCCGATGCCGAAGCGGGAGACCGTTTGTCGGCGGCGGTTTCGGTCAAGCTGCTGGGGCCGCTCCAGGTCGCGGTGAACGGAGAGCGGGTTCCTCTGACGGCGGGCAGGCTCTGCGCCCTGCTGGCCGTCCTGGCCCTGTCGCCGGGGCGCACCGTCACGATCGATCGCCTGGCCACGGCGGTATGGGCGGACGAGGACCCGCCCGGCAACATCCGGCGGAGCGTGCAGACATATGTCGCGCGTTTGCGGAACGCGCTCGGCACCTCGACTATCAGCACCGAATCGACGGGGTATGTCCTTCACGCCGATCCGGAGGACATCGACATCCACCAGTTCGTGCGGCTGGTCGGCGCCGCGTCGACCGCGCCTGACGGGACCCTGGAGCGGGCGCGGCTCGCGAAGGCACTGGACCTGTGGCGCGGCATGCCGTTCGAAGGGGTACCGTGCGCCTCGCTGGAGGCGTCAGAGGCTCCCTGGTTGCTCGAAAGCTATCTGACCGCGCTGGAACGCCGCATCGACCTGGACATCTCCATCGGCCGCCACGAAGGGCTGGTGGTCGAGCTGAGCCGGCTGACCGCGTCCCATCCGTTGCGGGAGTCACTATGGGCGCGGCTCCTCCTCACCCTGAAGAAATCGGGCCGCCGCGCCGATGCACTCGTACGCTACGAGACGATTCGCTCGCGGATCGCCGATGAACTGGGCACGAACCCGGACCCCGTACTCCAGCAGATCCACGCAGAGCTGCTGGTCCGGTGACACCGGCGCCGTAGGGCATACGCGGCCATTCGAAGCCGTGACCATCCGTGTTTCTTCGCGTTGAGGGTTTAACAGGACAGCAGCCCCACACGCCACCATCTGCGCTGCTGCGTACTGTATTCCTGACACTTGTGCTCTCGCCGTCATCGATGGTCCCGCACCCTGGTCATGCTGCGGCCCGAGAAAGTTCCGAACACGAACAACTAGGCGGAAACACGCCACGGTCCCGCGGCCGGACGATTTCGTGAACTACCGTCCCGCCCAGCGAGGTGGACCTTTCGGACGGCACGTGAACGAGCCGGTCCGCGTCGGGCAAGCGAATGCCGGCCCTTTCAGCCACAACCGAGGTGAGAGGACTTTGTCATGGTGGCTCTCCGCTTCACTTCTGAAGATCTCCGACGCATCACCATCGCCCCCAGGGCGGAGGCGATGGTGGAACTCGCGTTCAGCGCGATGGTCCTGCAAACGGCCGAGACCCCCGGACTCGGCCATGACTGGAAACACACGGTGGCGGCGCGGCTGCGAACCGAGACCACCCCGATCTTCGATCTCGTCCGGCAATTCAGGTACTTCCCCGATTTCCTCAGCCCCTTAGGGGTCGCGGATCCGGCCGCCGGCATCGACACCGTCGCCGACACGCCGGTGACGGACCTGGAAACACAGCTCACGATGCTCAGGGAAGTGCAGCGGATCCCCACGTGGACCAGCGGGCTGGCCGCGGGCCGGCTCGGCGCCCGGAAGGAGCTGCGGACCGCCTTGCGGCAGCTGTACCGCGTGGCCTTGGAGCCGTACTGGGAGACGATCTCCACCCGTGTCCACACGGACCGGATGGTCCGCGGTCAGGTCATGTTGAACGGCGGCGTCGACGCCCTGCTGGCGACTTTGCACCCCACCCTGCACTGGCGGCCACCGATTCTGGAATGCGTCGCCTCGGTCTGCACGCCCACGGTCGATCTCAAAGGACGTGGGCTGCTGTTGATCCCTTCGGTACTCGCCCCGAGGCCCGCCTTCGCCGAACTGCCCGGCAAGCCGATCTGCCTGTTCTACCCCGTCCGCGTGACCGAGCGGCCCACCGACGGCGCCGCTCTGGCCGCGCTGCTCGGCGCCACACGGGCCGCCGTCCTCCAGGAACTCGCCAACCCGTCCACCACGACACAGCTCGCCGACAAGGTCTTCGTCTCCCCCTCCGCGATCAGCCAGCACACCGCGGTGCTCCGCCGGGCCGGGTTGATCACCACCCGGCGCGTCGGCCCCGCGGTGATGCACGGCCTGACCCCGCTGGGCTCGCAACTCGTCCAGGCCACGCCGTTCGAGGACGGGTCGTCCTTGGCCGCCCCGGCGCCCGCCCGGGCAAGGCCATAGCCAACGGGTGCACCTGGCAGGCTTGCCGCAGGCAGCCCGAAGGAGCACACCAGTGTCGGACAGTTTCATGGTGGCCGCGCGGATTCCGAGGGCGCGGGAGGCGTTCGAGCGGTGGCTCGACACACCGGTGCCGGAGGCCGCCGACGCGATCGAGAACCCGGACCAGATGTACACCGGGTGGTTCTGGGACGGGACGAGCCCGCAGGACGACTGGAACCTGGACCGTGAAGGCAAGAACCCGCGCACACTGTTCGCCGAGCAGATCGACAAGGGCCAGGGCGTCGCCGTCCTCCGGCATCGCGACGGCGCGCTGGAGGCGTACCTGCTGCACTGGGGCTTCGACCGCTGGTCGGTCCACATGGCGCTGCTGGCGCTCGCGGTGGCGGGCCCGCACAAGGCGGACGGCGGCGACGACCACGCGATCTTCTGGGCGGAGACCTCGGGCAGCCTGGGCCCGCCGGACTGGGACGGCCGTCTCGCCTGCCTGGCCATCGGCCGGACCGGCGCCCGCTTCACCGGACGCACCGACCTCACCGGCGTGCTCGCCGCCCTCGGTCCCGCCGAGGACGCCTTCTTCGCCCTGGTCGAACGCCTGCACGCCGAGGAGGAGGCCGACGGCCCCCACCTGTCACCCCGGGAGCCGGAGTTCGTCGATCCGGCCGTCCTCGACCGGGGCAACGGCTGAGCCCCCCGGCCGGGGTGCGGCGAGGATTCTGTCACCGCGTGCTGGCAAGCTGGGCCTCACCAGGACGAACACGTCGAAGGAGCAGCCCGATGCGGATCGTGATCAGTGAGTTCATCAGCCTGGACGGCGTCGTCCAGGCCCCGGGCGGCCCCGACGAGGACCGCGACGGCGGCTTCGCCCACGGCGGCTGGACGCACCCCTACTTCGACCCGGAGGTGGTCGGCGGGGCCTTCGACGCGGCCATGAAGAACGCCGCGGCTCTGTTGTACGGCCGCCGCACCTGGCAGAACATGGCCGCGGCATGGCCGGAGCGGGGTGGCGACCCGTTCGCGGACAAGCTGAACGCCCTGCCCAAATACGTCGTGTCCGACAGCCTGAGCGACGACGACATGAAGTGGAACACCCAGCGCATCCCCGTCGGCCAGGCCGCCGAACGCATCGCCGAACTGCGCGGGTCCGGCGACGGCGACATGATCATGATGGGCAGCCCGACGCTGGCGCGGACCCTGATCGAGAACGGCCTGTTCGACGAGCTCCTGCTGATCTCCATGCCGGTGATCCTGGGCGGCGGCAAGTCGATCTTCCCTGCGGACGGCGTGAAGCACGGCCTGAAACTGGTCTCCACGGCCACCGCCTCGACCGGCGCCACCGTCCACGTCTACCACCGCGCCGACGCCTAGGAACGGCGGGGCGCGGATCCAGCCACTGCGCCCCGGACACGCCGCCCAAATCCTCGCCATCTACCAACTGGGCATCGACGAGGGCCACGCCACCTTCGAGACGGCCACCGCATCGGACGCCACCGCGGACGCTGGCGCGACGTCGTCCTGGTGGAACGACGCAGCCCCAGAATCACTTGACCCACGATTAGGCACCATTCCCCTCACTAGGAAGGGCCGCTCCACATCGGTATTTCAGGGAGTGCGCCTGGTCAGTCTCGCGACTGTGTCGTCCAATGCCTGGACTTGTGACGACTCGCCGGCGTAGGCGTGAACCAGCGAGAGGAACTCCTGGAGGCCCTCCGGGAACTCCAGGCATGTGCGGACGATCGAATGGATGTCCAGGTGGGGCTGGGCACGGCGCGGGACACGGATCGCGATCTCTTTGCGCAGGGCGTCCACGATCTGCTGCCGTCCTTCGGCCGTCGTCAGCAGCGGAATGTCCATGAGCCGATCCACGATCTCGAAGAGGGCGGGGAGTTCGGTCTCGTCCGCCTGTCTCGTCCGGTGGCGCGCGTTCAGTCCCGGACCGGACGGCGGGGTGTGGCCGGACGGCTCGGTGTGGCCGGACGGGAGCGGTCCGACCGTCGCGGGCGCACCCGAGGGACTCCCCGCCGGCGGTGGCGCGGCGCGGACGGACAGCCAGGCGGTGGTGTCGGTCTCCTTGAGGCGCACGTCGATCGGCCGGAACTCGGTGGGGTCGACCGCACCCCGGCCCTCGCGGATCACGTCGCGGTAGAACTCGTCGGAGACGAGGATCCCCAGGTCGGCCGGTATGTCGGCGAGCACCTTCTTGAAAGACGGCGCGTCCAGAAGCCGATTGACGTGGTTGACGGTGGTGCCGACGATGCCGTTTGCGTCCGATTCGAGCGGCCCGCTGTGCAGGGCGATCCGCAAGCGCATCCGGGCGTGCTCGGCCGCGATGTCGTTGTGCCTGCGCAGGGAGCCGCGCAGGTGGTCGGGCAGCGGGTGGGCGAGACGCGCCGGGTCGTACGACGGCGGCAGGACGACGATGACC carries:
- a CDS encoding AfsR/SARP family transcriptional regulator; translated protein: MSAAVSVKLLGPLQVAVNGERVPLTAGRLCALLAVLALSPGRTVTIDRLATAVWADEDPPGNIRRSVQTYVARLRNALGTSTISTESTGYVLHADPEDIDIHQFVRLVGAASTAPDGTLERARLAKALDLWRGMPFEGVPCASLEASEAPWLLESYLTALERRIDLDISIGRHEGLVVELSRLTASHPLRESLWARLLLTLKKSGRRADALVRYETIRSRIADELGTNPDPVLQQIHAELLVR
- a CDS encoding helix-turn-helix domain-containing protein: MVALRFTSEDLRRITIAPRAEAMVELAFSAMVLQTAETPGLGHDWKHTVAARLRTETTPIFDLVRQFRYFPDFLSPLGVADPAAGIDTVADTPVTDLETQLTMLREVQRIPTWTSGLAAGRLGARKELRTALRQLYRVALEPYWETISTRVHTDRMVRGQVMLNGGVDALLATLHPTLHWRPPILECVASVCTPTVDLKGRGLLLIPSVLAPRPAFAELPGKPICLFYPVRVTERPTDGAALAALLGATRAAVLQELANPSTTTQLADKVFVSPSAISQHTAVLRRAGLITTRRVGPAVMHGLTPLGSQLVQATPFEDGSSLAAPAPARARP
- a CDS encoding dihydrofolate reductase family protein; the encoded protein is MRIVISEFISLDGVVQAPGGPDEDRDGGFAHGGWTHPYFDPEVVGGAFDAAMKNAAALLYGRRTWQNMAAAWPERGGDPFADKLNALPKYVVSDSLSDDDMKWNTQRIPVGQAAERIAELRGSGDGDMIMMGSPTLARTLIENGLFDELLLISMPVILGGGKSIFPADGVKHGLKLVSTATASTGATVHVYHRADA
- a CDS encoding effector-associated domain 2-containing protein — protein: MRNGSGDAGTGWTPTGHCTLFVCDIIGFGKRTDHVQGHLRIVLYEALKSGFEASGMPLDGCYQEDRGDGVIVVLPPSYDPARLAHPLPDHLRGSLRRHNDIAAEHARMRLRIALHSGPLESDANGIVGTTVNHVNRLLDAPSFKKVLADIPADLGILVSDEFYRDVIREGRGAVDPTEFRPIDVRLKETDTTAWLSVRAAPPPAGSPSGAPATVGPLPSGHTEPSGHTPPSGPGLNARHRTRQADETELPALFEIVDRLMDIPLLTTAEGRQQIVDALRKEIAIRVPRRAQPHLDIHSIVRTCLEFPEGLQEFLSLVHAYAGESSQVQALDDTVARLTRRTP